The window tgtatttaatcCATCGATTTATACAACTGTACCAAGGAACTGGTGTTAGATGTTTTCCAACATTCAACTTAAAACACTAGACATAATAAGCAGAATGGGGAGGAATCATGATTAAATGCCCAAAGTGTAAACATGAGAAAGTAAACATGAAAACAAATCACtttaagaaatcatttaattacaAGAAAATTAGCCTGAAAATTGCAGACTTCTAAACAAATTGTCTATATGAAAACAACAGCTCATTTACCGTCGtgattttttatttctccttcagatAATCCCATCTATTGAAGCCAGTCTTTCCTAGCAAACATTAGACTACATGGGGTCTTTTCATGTTtaatattccataaaatagaactCGCTTTCTTCCTGAAATGAGAATGATTTTGCTACAGAGAAATTTGAAATTGCTCTCTCACGACTACTCCCAGGAGCCTCTCCCCGAAGGCAGGGAAAATCCACACACAAAGCGGCTGGTTTACCAACAGTTCCTGTCATTCACTTCGTTTTACCAGCCCAAGTACACATTCCGAGAAGAGCTCCCCAAGTCCCGCAGTTTCAAATTCCTTTTGTAACTCCTCCAGTGCTGAATACTCCTTGACTTCAAACGCCAGAAACCTGCATTGTACAGAGGAGCTCATGAATATGCGGAGATTTGTCAGAGGATAATTACCCATTCAGTTGCTTTTGCATCTGCAATAGTACTAAATTATACCTTTTGTGCTCCGTTCGTACTTTTGTTTCAGACAGTACACTAATCATTTTCTCTTTGCACTTCTTCCCACTTGAGTCCACATCTACTTTGGAGGTTTTCTGAAGAATCAGGTACTCCTAAACAATAATCAGTATGGTAAGTGCAGAGCTTACTCTGACCAGCCCAGTCCTGCTCTAAAGGAGCCATGACTCACAAACATCTCAGACTGGAGCAGTAAGAAAGTTACATGGTGTCTTTACAAGGTGGATGAACACTGTTCTGCTGAACACGGGTGGAAAGAGCAGTAACAACAAAGTGTTCACCTTTAAATCTGGACTGGACAGCTACTAGAGTGGGTATTTAAACtctcaataagtaaataaagctgtttaaaGCAGTTATTTAAACTAGTTATTTAAGCTCAACCTCTGCCTTAGATAACGGACTCCACACAACCGGATCTAACAGGATCCACCTCCTGGTGAGGCTGGGACAAGGGCATGAAGGAGCAGACATAGCTCTTCTAGGACTGCTGCCTTGTGGCGCATGGGACACCGCACAGTAAGAGCAGCCCCTGCTATCACCAAGCCAGCCAGAATGGGGCCATCAGGCACACACCACCTCCTGCCCACCTAGAAATGCACCTGCACATTCCTGACCCTAGTACACAATCTGATAAACAATTTTAACAGAGAAACTCatgaaaaatgacattttagaGAAAGCTATACAAAACTTTTCTCTGAACTAGTGTAAGTAAGAACAAACACATGTCAGTAATTCATGATTCCGTCTGAATAACAACTGTAAAACACTGCATTTATCATAATATGCCCCAGCCGGTCACAGACAACCAGAGTCTTAGGCAAATGTGAGCAAGGAACCTTGTACCCATTTTTGTCAGCTAGTATGTTACCCTAATGGGCCAAAGTTTATAGATACATACAGATTGTCTCAAAATCTGTGGTTTCTTGGCTATAGACTAAATCTGGCTTCTTTCTCTATCTACACCAGAACCCAGCATGGACCTGGTTAAACAAATATCAAAGGAGGTTTGGGGTAGGAACCCACCTTGGAAAAACTCGGGGCTGTTATTCCGCAAAGCTTTAAGATCACAGGCTGTTCCTGCTAAATCTGTCTTAAACAAAATCTTCCGCAATTGTGCCTGACCCATTCTGAAAGACTTACTAAGTGATCTGTAGCTCTTTTAAGGTTTAAAACATAATAAGCAGGCTTTCTTGTCTAGCTCCTCACAGAACAGGCTAGGGGGCTTTGGGTGGAGAGCTTGGAAGCCTGAAGAAGACGGCTTTGAAAGCTTCTGCTGAGACAAGCCAGGTGGAAAGCAGTCAGGGAGGCGGGGAGGCGCTGACAATCCTAAGCACCCCACTTCTACAGAGGCTGGCTCTCCGTGGAAGGGACAAACCTTCCTACACCACAGACACAGCGCTAAAGGGTCAGGGTGCACTTTTAAGTGCCTCCAAGATAGGAATTCTGCAGACTACTCACAAACAGACTCCCTGCTGTGCTGAGCTATGGAAAAATTAATATGTTCGAGCTTTTAGTGCTCATTTATACAGTTGCAGGTTATCattaatacaaaacaaataaacgtCACGGGACTTTTTTCAAAAActggtgctggtgctggagagagctcagaggttaagagcactcagtgctctttcagaggacctgggtttgattgaTTCTCAGTACCCAAATGGCAGCTAATAGCTGCCTGTGACTCCGGTTCCAAgggatcctacaccctcttctggcttcctcaggcactgcacatacatggtccacaggcacacacgcaggcaaaacactcatacacataaaaaaatacaaatgaatatttttaaaaactgctgcTTTAAGTGGCATAATATTTACAGCATAATCAATATTTATAATCTTATACTTACTTTGTAAGCTTATGGTTGTTGTAGGAACTAGATATTCATTTTTACGAAGGATTGGGGgttggctagagagatggctcagtggttaagagcatggctactcttgcagaggacccgagttcaattcccagctcccacatggcagctcacagccatctgcaacttcagtcccagggaatccaatgccttcttctggcctctgtgagcaccgggcacacaagtggtgcatagccacacatgcagacaaaatacccacacacataaaacaaataaataaaaatcaaagaacttaaaagaaaataacaccaAAGGACCACTTAACATGGCAATGGGTAAAGCAGAAACACCATGCTTCCTCTCCCCCACTGCCATAAAACACACTTAGAGATACCCCACGCTTGGCAAAAGGAAGCAGACACATAGTGTACATTCAGTGTTCTGGCACCTTGATGCTGTTCCTGTCTCCTTGCAGTAGGAGCAGTATTGTCCTGCCTGCGAACATCAGTCTTCCTGTCAGCCTTAACTCTGCAGCCCACTTCTCCACAGTCTTGACGTATCTAGTCCTTGCTCGCATGTGATCTAAATGCAGAAGAGTTATCCACAAGCCGTCATCCGCAGCCGGGCCTTCCGACCCAGGAGACTTCTCACTACTGCTCCCAGTCTCTGGTTGGCTGAGGACGTGTCGGAGATTCTCCTGGATCCAGAGAACCAGCTCGTGAATCATAGGCTCTGACAAAAGCTTTCTGGCTTCTTCAAGTACCTTCTCCTTCACGGTAACACACTGAGCCCTGGTCAGATGTTCGGAGCTAACCGAGACGCCAGGTAGACACAAAGGGTAACCAGCTGGTAAATGGAACACCAGCTCTAAGGGCACATCCTCGCCCACAAGTCCTTCAGCTGTTGTGTGAATTCTAAAGACAGCCCCATCTGTCTCTGGAAGACATCCAAAAATAATTATTAGCTGTACATAATTCAATCTCAATGGAATACTGATCAGTTAAAATTTCCCTTTCAAATCTCAATTTATTTCTCATGGGAAAACTGAGTTATTTTATGAAGAGACATATAATGCAAAGAAAGCCATGACTTACAGGTCATTTCCCCAGCCATAAACACATATGAACAGCGTCACACAAACCTACTTGCAATTTACACTCTTTATCAACCATTTTTATTAAGTTATCAAAAAAGTAGTTCTGATTCATTTCCTTCTAGCCACATTTCACTGATAATTATGAAAATCATGAATCAACT is drawn from Onychomys torridus chromosome 6, mOncTor1.1, whole genome shotgun sequence and contains these coding sequences:
- the Rwdd3 gene encoding RWD domain-containing protein 3 isoform X1 yields the protein MAEAVRQELSALAAIFCGPREWEMLSCSETDGAVFRIHTTAEGLVGEDVPLELVFHLPAGYPLCLPGVSVSSEHLTRAQCVTVKEKVLEEARKLLSEPMIHELVLWIQENLRHVLSQPETGSSSEKSPGSEGPAADDGLWITLLHLDHMRARTRYVKTVEKWAAELRLTGRLMFAGRTILLLLQGDRNSIKEYLILQKTSKVDVDSSGKKCKEKMISVLSETKVRTEHKRFLAFEVKEYSALEELQKEFETAGLGELFSECVLGLVKRSE
- the Rwdd3 gene encoding RWD domain-containing protein 3 isoform X2, translated to MAEAVRQELSALAAIFCGPREWEMLSCSETDGAVFRIHTTAEGLVGEDVPLELVFHLPAGYPLCLPGVSVSSEHLTRAQCVTVKEKVLEEARKLLSEPMIHELVLWIQENLRHVLSQPETGSSSEKSPGSEGPAADDGLWITLLHLDHMRARTRYVKTVEKWAAELRLTGRLMFAGVPDSSENLQSRCGLKWEEVQREND